From Micrococcus porci, one genomic window encodes:
- the ppk2 gene encoding polyphosphate kinase 2, which produces MELLQPDAPRENLREFIDNLRDGGYTVSDGHTNDPDLIDPQGRAVETWKEDYPYEERLSREEYEIEKYRLQIELLKLQYWGEDTGQRHIIVFEGRDAAGKGGTIKRFTEHLNPRTARTVALSKPTERELGQWYFQRYIQHFPTAGEIVLFDRSWYNRSGVERVMGFSTDHQYDLFMRQVPVFEKMLVEDGVHLTKFWFSVTQTEQRTRFAIRQIDPVRQWKLSPMDLESLDRWEAYTEAKEAMFLHTDTDHAPWISIKSNDKKRARLNAMRYFLSRFEYEGKDHDVVGVPDPLIVQRGRDAVGD; this is translated from the coding sequence ATGGAGCTGCTGCAGCCCGACGCCCCCCGAGAGAACCTGCGCGAGTTCATCGACAATCTGCGCGACGGCGGCTACACCGTCTCCGACGGCCACACCAACGACCCGGACCTGATCGACCCCCAGGGCCGCGCCGTGGAGACGTGGAAGGAGGACTACCCCTACGAGGAGCGCCTCTCCCGCGAGGAGTACGAGATCGAGAAGTACCGCCTCCAGATCGAGCTGCTGAAGCTGCAGTACTGGGGCGAGGACACCGGCCAGCGCCACATCATCGTCTTCGAGGGCCGCGACGCCGCCGGCAAGGGCGGCACCATCAAGCGCTTCACCGAGCACCTGAACCCGCGCACCGCCCGCACCGTCGCCCTGAGCAAACCCACCGAGCGGGAGCTCGGCCAGTGGTACTTCCAGCGCTACATCCAGCACTTCCCCACCGCCGGGGAGATCGTGCTGTTCGACCGCTCCTGGTACAACCGGTCCGGCGTCGAGCGCGTGATGGGCTTCTCCACTGACCACCAGTACGACCTGTTCATGCGCCAGGTGCCCGTGTTCGAGAAGATGCTCGTCGAGGACGGCGTCCACCTCACCAAGTTCTGGTTCTCCGTGACCCAGACCGAGCAGCGCACCCGCTTCGCGATCCGCCAGATCGACCCGGTGCGCCAGTGGAAGCTCTCCCCGATGGACCTGGAGTCCCTCGACCGCTGGGAGGCGTACACGGAGGCCAAGGAGGCCATGTTCCTCCACACGGACACCGACCACGCCCCGTGGATCTCCATCAAGTCCAACGACAAGAAGCGCGCCCGCCTCAACGCGATGCGCTACTTCCTGTCCCGGTTCGAGTACGAGGGCAAGGACCATGACGTCGTGGGCGTCCCGGACCCGCTGATCGTCCAGCGCGGGCGCGACGCCGTCGGCGACTGA
- a CDS encoding NUDIX hydrolase: MAAPDFVLSLREHVGHAPLWLSGVKAVALRAGDREVLLVRRADDGRWTLPAGILEPGEEPADAAVREVAEETGVRCAPRRLAGVGTTAGAVYPNGDRARYLDVVLVLDETGGHAHVADDENLEVGWFSVDGLSDLPPLHARALSWALEDGPARFVAGGDVLP; encoded by the coding sequence ATGGCCGCACCCGACTTCGTCCTGTCCCTGCGCGAGCATGTGGGGCACGCTCCGCTCTGGCTCTCCGGCGTGAAGGCGGTGGCGCTGCGTGCCGGGGACCGCGAGGTGCTCCTGGTCCGCCGAGCGGACGACGGCCGCTGGACCCTGCCGGCGGGCATCCTCGAGCCGGGTGAGGAGCCCGCGGACGCCGCCGTGCGCGAGGTCGCCGAGGAGACGGGGGTGCGCTGTGCTCCGCGGCGGCTGGCCGGCGTCGGGACGACGGCCGGGGCCGTCTACCCCAACGGGGACCGCGCCCGCTACCTGGACGTGGTCCTCGTGCTGGACGAGACGGGCGGCCACGCCCACGTGGCGGACGACGAGAACCTCGAGGTCGGCTGGTTCTCCGTGGACGGCCTGTCGGACCTGCCGCCGCTGCACGCCCGCGCGCTCTCCTGGGCGCTCGAGGACGGACCCGCGCGCTTCGTCGCGGGCGGGGACGTCCTGCCCTGA
- a CDS encoding YncE family protein: MPRLHSAHDTADNAPGARALSGVGAARHRALRPAAVLFTAGLLLTGCAGPDGAPAGGSPEAGASTTEDAGASSGTAGGSAGGQSGASESRAEGSPPVDPADFPASNTTKLTRVETIKDPGLTPKSIVSNQHGLAIANNMMYRHNVMLFDTRSREVVQTLEDTVDTDAMGIDGLSGVVNGSPVEAAWTQDGRYAYVSNYQLTGGEGTGVKPDDNCTAGSAISPSLVYRYSVEEKKWDAAYRVGRVPKYLALSPDDSRLLVSNWCDATLSVLDAETGELQHTIPLDTMPRGIVVLPDNKTAYVVAMWADKLYRVDLDAGTAELVMNTGPQPRHLSLSPDGKTLYMTVAGADRIVKLDAATGKVLASASAGDEPRSMDVSRDGTALYVVNYEASTLTKIDAETLEILDTAPAGENTVGVTYDDPTGQVWVANYGGTVDVYDDTDGVGPGAAGSAQPTADAPGD; this comes from the coding sequence ATGCCTCGACTGCACAGTGCCCACGACACCGCCGACAACGCCCCCGGCGCCCGTGCGCTGAGCGGCGTCGGCGCCGCCCGCCATCGGGCGCTGCGGCCCGCCGCCGTCCTGTTCACCGCGGGCCTGTTGCTCACCGGCTGCGCGGGCCCGGACGGCGCGCCGGCCGGAGGCTCCCCGGAGGCCGGTGCGTCCACCACCGAGGACGCGGGGGCCTCGAGCGGCACGGCCGGCGGGTCCGCCGGAGGCCAGTCGGGCGCGTCGGAGAGCCGGGCCGAGGGCTCGCCCCCCGTGGATCCGGCCGACTTCCCGGCGTCCAACACCACCAAGCTGACCCGCGTGGAGACCATCAAGGACCCCGGCCTGACGCCGAAGTCCATCGTCTCCAATCAGCACGGGCTCGCGATCGCCAACAACATGATGTACCGGCACAACGTCATGCTCTTCGACACCCGGAGCCGCGAGGTCGTCCAGACGCTCGAGGACACCGTGGACACGGACGCCATGGGCATCGACGGCCTGTCCGGCGTGGTCAACGGCTCGCCGGTGGAGGCCGCGTGGACCCAGGACGGCAGGTACGCCTACGTCTCCAACTACCAGCTGACCGGCGGCGAGGGCACCGGCGTCAAGCCGGATGACAACTGCACCGCCGGCTCGGCGATCTCCCCCTCCCTCGTGTACCGGTACTCGGTGGAGGAGAAGAAGTGGGACGCCGCCTACCGCGTCGGCCGGGTGCCCAAGTACCTGGCCCTGTCCCCGGACGACTCCCGCCTGCTGGTCAGCAACTGGTGCGACGCGACCCTGTCCGTCCTCGACGCCGAGACCGGGGAGCTCCAGCACACCATCCCCCTGGACACCATGCCCCGCGGCATCGTGGTACTGCCGGACAACAAGACCGCCTACGTCGTCGCCATGTGGGCGGACAAGCTCTACCGCGTGGACCTCGACGCCGGCACCGCCGAGCTGGTCATGAACACCGGCCCCCAGCCGCGCCACCTCTCCCTGTCCCCGGACGGGAAGACGCTGTACATGACGGTGGCCGGCGCCGACCGGATCGTGAAGCTCGACGCCGCCACCGGCAAGGTCCTCGCCAGCGCCTCCGCCGGCGATGAGCCGCGCTCCATGGACGTCTCCAGGGACGGCACCGCGCTGTACGTCGTCAACTACGAGGCGTCCACGCTGACCAAGATCGACGCCGAGACCCTCGAGATCCTCGACACGGCTCCGGCCGGCGAGAACACCGTCGGCGTCACCTACGACGACCCCACCGGGCAGGTCTGGGTGGCCAACTACGGTGGCACCGTCGACGTCTACGACGACACCGACGGCGTGGGCCCGGGCGCCGCCGGCTCCGCGCAGCCCACCGCCGACGCCCCGGGGGACTGA